In a genomic window of Chaetodon auriga isolate fChaAug3 chromosome 1, fChaAug3.hap1, whole genome shotgun sequence:
- the LOC143325468 gene encoding uncharacterized protein LOC143325468, translating to MERYLKITASLLLLVQAFHLASLQYTTESTGRTIDKSWLRELAKNTAGSQNAAVPGEEAEYDQTPDATAMESSNDYSSGIASGSMAGYTEEEENVTGRDKDADDGSDDLTVVTTTVPPTIQNVTTKQPEQSTTTVSPTTAPTNSSQLNMTDTKKEFHNSTTHLSAQNSTSVSDNSKPTDLQTVAPEGNNAQGSTTKPDKDASLTNATDATNKTTVTTTTTPEINETPTTSSSTTAAALNTPEKANKTEKGSASGGSSERGLESETHTSKRNEAWGAVLGTGVAVAFLGLVAYLILKKKNQMGFSHRKLVEEYPSDPVLRLDNSEPLDLNFGGSAYYNPGLQGDNIQMNNLPGRY from the exons ATGGAACGGTATTTAAAAATCACAGCAAGCCTCCTTCTGCTCGTCCAAGCCTTTCACTTGGCATCGCTCCAATACACAACTGAGTCTACGGGGCGGACAATTGATAAAAGCTGGCTCCGTGAACTAGCCAAAAATACAGCTGGAAGTCAAAATGCTGCAGTTCCTGGAGAGGAGGCAGAATATGATCAGACACCTGATGCAACCGCTATGGAGTCAAGTAATGATTACAGCAGTGGGATAGCATCTGGCTCCATGGCAGGATAtactgaagaggaggagaatgtGACTGGCCGAGATAAGGATGCTGATGATGGATCTGATGATCTGACTGTTGTCACTACCACTGTGCCTCCCACAATTCAGAATGTTACAACCAAACAACCAGAACAGTCAACCACCACCGTTTCACCAACCACAGCTCCCACAAACTCAAGCCAGCTCAACATGACAGACACCAAGAAAGAATTTCATAACTCTACAACTCATCTGAGTGCACAAAACTCCACCAGCGTTTCAGATAACTCCAAACCCACTGATTTACAGACCGTGGCTCCAGAGGGCAACAATGCGCAGGGATCCACAACAAAACCAGACAAAGATGCATCGTTAACAAACGCTACAGATGCGACCAACAAAACAACCGTGACAACCACAACGACACCAGAGATAAACGAGACACCCACCACGTCTTCATCTACGACTGCCGCTGCTCTGAACACACCCGAGAAGGCCAACAAGACAGAGAAAGGTTCAGCCTCAGGGGGCAGCTCAGAAAGAG GTTTGGAATCAGAAACCCACACCAGTAAAAGAAACGAAGCATGGGGGGCTGTGCTGGGAACGGGGGTGGCTGTGGCCTTTCTGGGACTGGTGGCCTACCTCATCCTGAAAAAGAAGAACCAGATGGGTTTCTCTCACAGGAAGCTGGTTGAGGAGTATCCTTCAGACCCAG TTCTCAGATTAGACAACAGCGAACCTTTGGACTTGAACTTTGGTGGTTCGGCCTATTACAACCCAGGACTCCAAGGGGACAACATCCAAATGAACAACCTTCCAGGACGCTACTGA